The genomic stretch CCCAATTCTTCACCGAAGTCTACATGCAAAATATAAGCAGGTTTACGCGCCTTTTCAAAAAACTCAGCTTGAATAATTTTACCAACACGCAGCTCTACTTTAAAAAAATCATTCCACTCGATTTGTTCCATTTCATATTTCTCATTTTCTTAAATTGCTGATTTGAAGCATATAATATGTACAAATGAAGAAACACCCTGTTTTTAAGTCCAATTAAAAAATAAAACGTAGATATTGAGTCTACGTTTTATCTAAAAATTTGGTTTTAAAATATTATTAAAAAGCGATTGATAATTGCAGAGATAAATATGCAACTAAACTCGATAAAAAGACCATGGGTACATAACGGTAAGCTTTAAAAAGGAATTGCTCATATTGAGTAGAGATTTGTTTAGCTTGCCAGACGCTCGCTTTTAATGCAGTAAAGAAGCTCACCATTAACCATGCGCTCACAATACTTAATGCGAAGAAACCAATCATGATTTGGCTACTTCCCTCTGTACTCAGCCATAACTTTAATGAAACCTCAGCAATCGGCAATAAACCCAAAATCAATAGGACAGACTTGAGCATTACCCAATGAAACTGAGTCAGTTCATCTAATATGAGAAATGCTTTCATTTAATCTCTCCTTTTAATTGAATAAAGTGCTTTTTATTTATTATGCAAAGCTTTTATTTAAATATATAGCTTATTTTTCTCTACATTTTAACTTTCTTGTAACTATTAAATATGGGAATAATTCTTATTATAAATCTCAAATATTTATATTAACTTTAATTTATATTTTTCAGTTAGTTATTATATTTTTCTGATTGAGAGAGATTATCAATTCGTATTTATCATTTTAACTGTTTAACTGAATTGATAATCTCCATTACATTTTAATTAAGGTTGATAATAAATATCTGCATCATTACCTTCACCGCCTTCTTTGCCATCTGCTCCAAATGAGTACAAATCAAAAGCTCGCCCATCTGCCCCAGGAATGACATATTGAATATCATTTTTCCAGCTGTCTTTAGGATAACCACCTTTTACATAGCCACCTGGCATCCAGTTTTTCGCTGTAGCTGGCTGATTAACCAAAGCATCTAGCCCACCTTCTTGCATGGTTGGGAAATGGCCATTATCAAGTTTGTACTGATCTAAAGCACCCGCCACACCCTTTAATGCAATTTGAGTCGTATCAATTTTAGCTTTTTCACTACGCCCCATGACATTTGGTACGATTAAAGCTGCTAACACACCTAAAATTACAATCACGACCATGACTTCAATGAGGGTAAAGCCTGAGGCACGCTTCATTCGAGCACCGCTCGAACGTGCCGCAAGTCCGAAAGCTGTGCTTGAGGAGCAAACATCTGATAGAGAGCTATGCTCGGAATGGCACGTTGGCTCAAACTGATTTGAAACCGCAGATTCACTATGTTGTTCCATCGCTGTTTCGCTTTGAATATTTTTTACTTTCATCATTATCTCTAATATCAAAGTTATTAAATCATATTGTTCATATTTACGATTGGCAGCATAACCGCGATTACAATAACCAGTACAATGCTTGCCATTAAAACCAGCATAAGCGGTTCAAGTAATGCCAGTAAGGTTGAAATAAATGTCGTCACCTCACGATCTTGCATGGTCGATGCTCGTTCTAACATGCGGTCAAGCTCGCCTGATGCCTCTCCACTTCGAATCATTTGTACCATCATTGGTGGGAAATAACCACTGCGCTCCAGTTGCGTACCCAAGTTACCACCTTCGGTAACACGCTCAGCCGCATGAGCAATCGAATCGCGGATTACCCAGTTGTTGGTCACTGCTGCACCAATTTTTAAGGCATCCACCAAAGGGACACCTGAACGGGTCAAAATAGATAAGGTACTAGCAAAGCGTGCAGCATTAATACCACGTGACAGTTTACCGAATAATGGCAATTTGAGTGTTAATCGATCAAAAGCATAATGTCCAGCAGTGGTTTTTAAAAACCGTACGAATGCAACAACGCCCACCACTGCAAAAAGAATAATAAACACCCACGCGTGGCGAATAAAATCACTGGCTTTCATTAAAGCGACTGTAATCCACGGTAAAGCATCTTTATTTTGATCAAAAGTTTT from Acinetobacter pittii encodes the following:
- the gspG gene encoding type II secretion system major pseudopilin GspG — encoded protein: MKVKNIQSETAMEQHSESAVSNQFEPTCHSEHSSLSDVCSSSTAFGLAARSSGARMKRASGFTLIEVMVVIVILGVLAALIVPNVMGRSEKAKIDTTQIALKGVAGALDQYKLDNGHFPTMQEGGLDALVNQPATAKNWMPGGYVKGGYPKDSWKNDIQYVIPGADGRAFDLYSFGADGKEGGEGNDADIYYQP
- the gspF gene encoding type II secretion system inner membrane protein GspF, with translation MPAYQFTAIDASGKQQKGVLEGDSARQIRQQLRDKAWTPISVDPVEQKDKHQSQGLFQKKFSAYDLALMTRQLSVLVAAAIPLEEALRAVSRQSEKTHVQNLLLSVRSRVLEGHSLAQGMQQSGRFPDLYIATVAAGERSGHLDLILDQLSDYTENRFAMQKKVQGAMIYPIILMLMSFGIVMGLMTYVVPEIVKTFDQNKDALPWITVALMKASDFIRHAWVFIILFAVVGVVAFVRFLKTTAGHYAFDRLTLKLPLFGKLSRGINAARFASTLSILTRSGVPLVDALKIGAAVTNNWVIRDSIAHAAERVTEGGNLGTQLERSGYFPPMMVQMIRSGEASGELDRMLERASTMQDREVTTFISTLLALLEPLMLVLMASIVLVIVIAVMLPIVNMNNMI